The Thermococcus sp. 4557 genomic sequence CTATCTCCAGCAGAGGGCTGAGGCTACGGGCAGGCAGACCACCCAGGAAGTCGCCAGCGGACTGAAGATAGAGGGCGTCACGGGATACGTGAGCAGTGGAAAGATCACCATGCTTGCGATCCAGGTTTCACCGAATGCCGGCAGTGAGGGAATCGACCTCAGCCAGGCCAAGCTCACCATAAGCAACGGTACCAAGCTGGCCGTCCTTAAATACGGGGATAAGGCAGTGAGTATCAATGACAATACGGGTCTAAACGGAAACCTCTTTGACTCTGGAAAAGATCCATGGAGTAGCCTTGACGGGAGTAGCTTTGGACTGATAATAGTCAGGGATGAGGACAACTCCCTCTCTGGTACTTCTCCAACTCTCAACGCAGGGGACATAGTGATACTCGCCGTCAAGGCCGACGCAGTTTTCAGTAGTGGAAGTGGAGTCGGCCCCAGAACGGAGATCACCATCGAACTCAAGCCGGAGTTTGGTGCTCCAGGCTACGCCAAGGTCGTCACCCCCGCCAGCTACGGAACCGACACCATCATAGAACTCAAGTGAGGTGTCTTCCGAATTTTCCTTTTTCCACAACTCTCCTCGCGGGTGATCGGGATGTCGTTTTCGTACCTCAAAAATAAATTCAAAAAGAAAAACGGGGGGGATTCGGCGGATTCCGGGGATAACAGGGAAGTAATAACGCTGGATGAGCTTCAGGAGGAGATCTTTGAAGAACCTGCCACCGGGAAAAACGAGGAAGAGGAGCTCCTGACCCAGGTCATGACCCGTGTGAATGAGATTGAAAACGATATCCCGAGGATAAAGGTGAGTATCGACACCCTCAAGTCCCAGATTAATGAGCTCAGGGAAGAGATAGAGCGCCTTGATCGTGTTATAAAGGATGTCATGGTCCTC encodes the following:
- a CDS encoding flagella accessory protein C; this translates as MSFSYLKNKFKKKNGGDSADSGDNREVITLDELQEEIFEEPATGKNEEEELLTQVMTRVNEIENDIPRIKVSIDTLKSQINELREEIERLDRVIKDVMVLYEVVSQQINPFKDVDSANPLLGEIQELSEEIENLKTEIAHIKADMKLLVVDGVDLDDLIYDVLSEGGL